Below is a genomic region from Echinicola rosea.
AGCAGCCGTAGAAACCATTGATAATGGTAAACCAGTAAGAGAGACCATCAATGCCGACTTGGCGTTGGTGGTCGACCACTTCAGGTATTACGCTGGAGTGATCAGGGCCGAAGAAGGCAGTATCGCAGAGCTTGACGAGCACACCGTTTCGATCAATGTCAAAGAACCCATCGGCATCGTCGGACAAATCATCCCATGGAATTTCCCCATGTTGATGGCCACGTGGAAAATGGCCCCTGCCATGGCCGCCGGCTGCTGTACTATCGTCAAACCTGCCGAACAGACTCCTGCTTCTATCATGATCCTGATGGAAATCATCGGAGACCTGATCCCGCCCGGTGTCCTCAATATAGTCAACGGATTTGGGCCAGAAGCGGGGAAGCCACTTGCCCAATCAGCACGACTCGACAAGGTCGCCTTCACGGGCGAAACCACCACAGGGCGACTGATCATGCAATATGCTTCCGATAACCTCAATCCTGTCACCATGGAGCTTGGCGGCAAATCTCCCAATGTCTTCTTCCCATCCGTAATGGATGCCGATGACGAATTTTTGGACAAATGCCTGGAAGGAGCCGCGATGTTTGCACTCAACCAAGGGGAGGTTTGCACCTGTCCGAGCCGGATTTTGGTACATGAAAAAATCTATGACGCTTTTATGGAAAAAGTAGTCGCCAGAGTTGAGGCCATCCAAATGGGCCATCCACTGGACAAGACCACCATGATGGGTGCCCAAGCTTCCAAGGACCAGTTTGAAAAAATCCTTAACTATATCGACATCGGAAAACAGGAAGGAGCCGAAGTACTGACCGGTGGTGGAGTGGCCCAGCTGAACAGTGGCCTAGAGAATGGCTATTATGTCAAGCCTACCCTGCTAAAAGGCCATAACAAAATGCGGGTATTCCAAGAGGAAATTTTTGGCCCGGTATGTTCCGTTACTACATTCAAAGATGTCGAGGACGCCATTTCGATATCCAATGACACGCTTTATGGATTAGGAGCTGGCGTATGGACCAGGGATGCCCACGAAGCCTACCAAGTACCCCGTGCGATCAAAGCAGGCCGTGTTTGGGTCAACTGCTATCATGCCTACCCTGCCCACGCACCCTTTGGCGGGTACAAAAAATCAGGCTTTGGCCGAGAAACCCACCTGATGATGCTCAATCATTACCGTCAAAACAAAAACATGCTGATTTCTTATGACAAGAACAAGCTCGGTTTCTTTTAATTAACTGACTTATTATGAACAAAAGGAGCTATTTAATATGGCTCCTTTTTTCTTTACAAAAATCAACCGATATGACATATAAACGAATAGATATCTCAAAGGAAGCAGAAGCCTTGGTGGACAAGATCCGTGAACAACACGGTCCGCTGATGTTTCACCAGAGTGGTGGTTGCTGTGACGGATCCAGCCCCATGTGCTATGCCAAAGGCGACTTCCGCACAGGAGCTTCTGACGTCTGGATGGGCAACATCCATGAGTGTGATTTCTTTATGTCCAAAGATCAATTCGAATATTGGAAGCATACCCATCTGACACTGGATGTCACCGATGGCCGTGGAGCGAGTTTCTCACTGGATATACCTTACGGCAAGCGATTCATCATCCGAAGCAGATTGCTCAGCAAAGAAGAACTGGCTGATCTCGAACCTGTAAAGAGTGGTGAGGAGCAATGATGTTTCCGAACCTGTAAAACGTCTCATCAAAAGACAATCCCCATACTTAGAGAACCTTCAAGCCTGTCATGGGCAGGGCCGTCATGATGAAATATGGTTAAATCATCCTTTGCTTGGATCCACCTACCTTCCAAGCGGACATAACTGTTGGAAGTCGGCTTATATTCGGTGCTCAGGGTGTACCCCATGAGTTGGAGCCCGCTCATATTGCCAAAACTATCTTCATACGTACCGGAGATAAACCCATCTGGATCCTGAAAGGTCTCCACTCTTCCCGTCACCGAATAATCATCCGTAAATTGGTACCTTAGCGTCGCCAATGCGTTGTACATCAGGGCGGCATTATCTGGTTTTGCCAATTGGGAGTGCCCCTGTGTGCCCACATCTCCACCGACGGTGAGGTAGATTTTTGGAGAGGGGCTATAGTTTACATACAAATTATGATAGGTACGGAATTGCTTCGGAGAAATCCCATCCAGCGATTCACGGCCAAAGAGATTGGTATAGGTGAGTTGTAAATCTTCCCGAAGGGAATATGAAAATAAAAGGCCTACAGACTTGGCATTATTGGCATCCAAGAAGTAGTTATAGCCATTTACCACCCAAAACTGGAAGTCAAGCTTATCGCTCCCCTCATAAGCTATCCGTACACCACTTTGGTAAAAAGGCTCGTTATAGCTCGCCACGGTGGTAGATGTCGTATAATTGTCCTTTGGCAAAAAGCTCTCGGTACCAATATGGGTACGAAAGAATCCGGCATCAATCCACCATTCATTGGCCAACTTCACCCCGACATTAGCTTCTTGCAGTACTGGAAAATCAGGATCCCAAATGGCCTTGGGAATATCCCCGTAATGCAGGGTAAGGTTTCCGCGTATCCGTTCGTCTTGATAATGGATCCCAACCTGGACAATATTCAGACCGAAACGCTGGTCACGTGGTACCGTAGTAGCAAATTCTTGCAGGACATTGGCACCCAAAGAATCGGAATAGGCCGCGTAATACACTTCGATATAACCCGAAAAGTCAAAATTTCCCCAGATACTGGTCTTTTCTTGCGCCTTGGCAATGTGAAAAAAGCAAAGCGTCATTGCTGCCAAAAAAACGGTTTGTTTTCTAATGGATTTCATAAAATTTAAATTAATGGTTTTCTCTTGTGGAGTGCGTATATTCTAAAGAAGAATAGGCTGAAAAATAGCTATTGACCGCCCGTCGGTCATGGAGTCCCTTCCCTCAATGGAAAAGGAGACCTCACCCCTAAAATATAGTAAAGTCTTCTAATATTACTTGATTACAAAGCAAACAATTTCCTTTCTATAAAAACAGATTAAAAATCGAGTAATATAGGTAAACTATACCATATTCACTGGCGTCTTTCCACTAAAAAACAACAAAGGCAGGTCTCAACGAACCTGCCTTTGTAACTGTCTGATAAAAACCATTAACTGACATTCCTACTCCACCAATCGAATCACATAGCTATACTGATAGTGATCGTCTTCCAGTCGGTATTGCTTGTGCGGGTAAGCTCCCCAGCTGGTATCTCCGCCCAAGCCTCGCTGTTTCCAGTCGATGTGCAAGTACACGGTATTTTTGGGTTTGATATCTGTAGGATGCTGCTGCTTTTTGGTCAAGCCAGGATCGAGGTCCTCCACAGATACATCAAGGGCACTGAAGCTCAACGGCTGCATTCCCTGGATCTGTATTCCTTGTCCCTTTTCATTCCTCAGCTCCAGCCACCTGACGTCAGTTTTGTTGCCTGACTCTTGGGGCCGGACATAGTCCCAGTAAAATTGGTTCTCTACCTTGTCCTCATATTGCCCGACAAAAGAAGCATGCTTCCGGTCGCTGTAATTTTCCCAAGGGCCTCTTCCATAGTAGGAGAGATTTCCAAATTGAGCGGGAAGCTCCATCTTCATGCCATAACGCGGCAATTCCGGCAAATCCCTGCCCTCGAGGTCCATAGAAGCCGTCACTTTCACCGAACCATCAGACTGGATGAAATATTCCACGGTATAAGGCACCTTGATATTGGTCAATTCGTATTGCACCGTAATAGGCAAACCCTCACGTGTTTCTTCTCCTACATTGACATCGATGGCTTTCCGCCCCAAATGCGCCGAACGCCATACGCCCAACCGCGAAGGCATGTGGTTTCCGAAGTCATTGTCTGTCGGTGCTCTCCAAAAATACGGTGATGGCAGGGAACGGATCATCCAAGGCTCTCCTTTCTTCAAGGTATATTTTCTGAAATTTCCCCGCTTCAGGTCAAACTCTCCAACCACGTTGGCTGTAGAGAATTTCAACAATTCATCTGTCTTCTCCACCTGAAGATCGCCTTCAGCTGCCTCAAGGTGATCAAAATAAAACCCTTCATTCAACGCAAATTGTTCCCTGGCCACCTCATGACCCGCAGGAACAAGCGGTGTCGTTTCCTTGGTATAGGCATATACATTTAAGAAAGTCTCCGCATCGCCCAGTACCGGCAGGTTCAGCCCCACATGCTTTTCACCATCCGCTGGCAAATCCACTTCAAAGTCATCACTCTTCACCACTTGTCCATCTTCTACCCACTCCCACTTAAATGTAAATCGATCCAAATTGGTAAAATCAAACAGGTTTTGCACCTGCAATCCTTGTTCGGGAGAATAGTCAAACAGGATATCCTGGTACACTTTTTTCACTTCGTGCAAGGCTGGATGTGCCTTTCTATCCGCTGTCACCAATCCATTGGCGCAGAAATTCTCATCATTTTGGAAGAAATATCCGCCCAGATCACCACCATAGGCCCAAAATTCCTTCCCATTGTCATCCTTCGCCAGCAAGCCCTGGTCCACCCAGTCCCAAATAAAACCTCCCTGCATCTGTGGACTGTCCATGATAATGTCCCAATACTCCTGAAAGTTTCCGGTACTATTTCCCATGGAATGGGCATATTCACACATGATAAATGGACGGGTCTTATCTGTGGCATCGGCATATTCCTGCATATGCTTTATGCTTGGATACATCGGACAAACGATATCGGTATCTTCATTTTCCCCTGCCTGCTCAAACTGTACCAAACGGGAATCATCACGATCTTTCATCCACTTATACGCTTCGTAAAACACCGGACCATTGCCGCATTCATTGCCCATGGACCAGATGATTACAGATGGATGGTTCTTGTCCCGCTCCACCAACCGGTGAATCCTATCCAAATGGGCTGGAGCCCACGCTTCAAGGTACGCTGGATGACGGTCCTTGTCAAACCACCCTTGCCATTCGGCACCCATTCCATGGGTCTCAATATTGGCTTCATCCACCACATAAAGGCCATATTCGTCGCAGAGGGCATACAATTCCGGATCATGTGGATAGTGGCTCATCCGTACGGAATTGATATTGTTTTGCTTCATCAACTGGATATCCTTCACCATGACCTCATGATCTGGAACGTGGCCCTTTACCCCATGATGCTCGTGGCGGTTCACGCCTTTTACCAAAACCGACTGGCCGTTGACCATCAGTTGAGCATCCTTGATTTCCACTTCACGAAAACCCGTTTTCTTACTTACTGCTGCCAAGGTGTTCCCTTGATCATCCATTAGGCTGATCACATAGCGGTAAAGATTTGGCTGCTCGGCACTCCACTTTTTTACGTTATTGATCGTCTTTGAGAAAGTAACTTCCTGGTCAGTATTGTTGACTGCTTTAATCTCACTGTACACCTCTTCACCATCAGAATCCAGTAGCTCAAAAGACAATTTCCCCTCCTGTACATCATTGCCCTCAAAAGCCCTCAGCTGCACCGAGGCCTCTAGTTCTCCATTTTTATACCTACTGTCCAAGCCACTTTTCACGAAGAAATCCCATATGGTCAATTTAGGAACAGCCTGTAAGAATACGCTCCGCTCAATTCCACTCAATCGCCAAAAATCCTGATCTTCCAAATAGCTGCCATCATGCCACCGAAACACCTGCACCGCCAAGGTGTTGGTTCCCGTTTGGAGGTAATCCGTGATGATAAATTCCGCCGGGGTCTTGGCTGCTTTGGTCATGCCCACTTCCTTACCGTTCACATAAACGGTGGCATAGCCTGAAATGGACCCGAAATGTAACACCACTTCCTGTCCGTCCCAATTGGAAGGAATCGTAAACTCCCTTCTGTAGGTCCCGACTGGATTGTACTGGTTGTCCACGTGCGGTGGATTCGCCGGAAAAGGATAGGACACATTGGTATAGACAGGCATATCGTAGCCCTCCAATTCCCAGTTGGAAGGCACCCTGATCTCATCCCAGCTGTCATCCTGGAAGTCTAATTTATAGAAATCAGTGGGCCGATCCTGTGGTCTTTTTACCAACGAAAACTTCCATAAGCCATCCAAACTTTTCATGGCTTCGTTGGTGAATTGATTGCCTTGCTTGGCTTTTTTCTCTGAGGTATAGGTAATAAAATACGCCCGTGCAGCTTCCTTATTTCTGTCCACCACTGTCGGGTCTTCCCATTCGTTTTGGGACTGTGCCTGAAGGAAGCCTCCCAAGGAAGCTAACAAGACACCAGTCGTCCATAGTTTTTTGAATTGCATTATCTTATGTTGAATTGTTTTATTGTTCAATTGTAGGATCGAATATGGCCTGGTCCTTCAGAACAAGACCTTACCTTCAAAAGCTTTTTGCTTTTTAAGCTATATTCATCCCCCAATGCCTTCCACAGTAGGCTCCACACGAATGATATTTCCTTCCTCATCAAAGGTCATAGGATCAATACACACCTCTCGGTGAAAGCCGGCAGCCCTGCCCATGGCAATACCGTGAGGTCGGGTAAACCGGTGATACACAATATACCATTCATCTTTTCCCGGAATTTGGATGACGGAATTGTGCCCTGTTCCATAGATACCTTTTTCTGGGGCTTTGGCGATGACCATATTATCCTCCGGAATGGTCAGTGGCCCCATTGGTGAATCGGCAAAGGCATAGCGGACACGGTAATCCTCATCACGGGTATCATTCTCTGACCATAGAAAATAGTATTTCCCATTCCTGTAAAAGACCTCTGTGCCTTCGCGGAAAGTCCCATCTTCGGGGGTCAGTAACTTCACCTTGCTTTTGTCAAAGCTGATCATATCGTCATTTAGGGGTACTGCGGCCAAGTAGCCATTTCCCCAATAAAAGAAATCTTTCCCACTTACTGGGTCATGGAATACATCTGGGTCAATCTCCTGCCCTCTATTGGTTCCCTCTGGTTTGAAATCCACCAATGCTTTTCCGGAATCCTTAAAGGGCCCAGCAGGATGATCTGCCACGGCCACTCCTATTTTTTGCGCCGCGGTGAAGTAGTAGAAATACTTGTATTGCCCATTAATTTCCTTTTCAATCGCACATGGAGCCCAAGCGTTACGATTGGCCCAATCGACATCTTTGTGCAGGTCGAGCATAACGCCATCATCCTGCCAATCGGTCAGATCCGCAGAGGAAAATGACTTGAAATAGGTTCCTGACCATGAATCGAAGCCATCACTGGTAGGATAGAGATGGAATTTCCCAGTCTTGTGGGAATAGATAATTTCCGGATCTGCATAATATCCCTTTAAGGCTGGATTTTGGTCTTTTCTTGCTTCCACCTGAAATTCCTGACGGGAACCATCAGGTTTGGACAACGTATAGGCAACGGCTCCCTTGCTAAAGTCCTGTACACCTGACGGTGAAAGACCATATCCCACCATAAGCTCAAACTGAGGATCCAATGACGCTAGATCGGCGTCCTTTTTGGCAGGCAAATAGATCGTGCCCTGCTCCTGATTCACCATTACATTATTTTCGTACAGTTGTTCACCATTCGTGCCCGTGATCCAGTTTTGTTCATCCAGTCCATAGGCATTTTCCAGTCGCTTGGCTTCTTCCAATGTGATAGGCAACACAGAACCATGACGCGGATGGAAATTCATGTTTACCTGATCATCGATCACTTCAAAGTGTTCCAAATCGGTACTTTCGGTAAATTGATAGCCACCCTTTATGTACACATCATACATCAAGATGTACTTTTCGCTATCGTTCAATTTAAATATACCGGATCCTTCCACGGCTTCTTTGGTCTGCTGCAGGTAGTTTTCCTCCATCTTATACGCGCCAGTCAATTGATCCGCTACGGCCTTTTTGATGCCATTGCCATGTCCTTCGGTCTTGAAAAACAAATGGTACTTCCCGTCTTTCTCTACTATATCCCCGTCAATGCATGATTTGTTTTCTGGATGGAAGAAAAGCTGCTGCGGTGTAGTTTCCAGACTGGTAAAGTCCTCATTGGCATAAGCATAATAGATGATATCCGGATCATCACCCTGCTTCATGGAGAAATACACCATGTATTTGCCTGCTGCGGGATCATAGATGGTCTGTGGCGCCCATACCCTGCTTACGTTACCAAATTTTTCTGGAAATAATGCTGGAATAAAAACCGTACTATGCTCCCAATGTACCAGATCGTCGGAGGTCAGAAACACCATCCCCTGATTGGTCCAGCCATCTTCAGGCACATATAAATCTGTCAGCACCATGTAAAATTTGCCATCTTCCCCGCGAAGGATGTGGGGATCACGGACACCGCCCCTTTTGCTTATCGAGTCAGCACTGATCACCGGCTGGTTATCATTCAGAGCACGGTAGTCAAAGCCATCTTTGCTAATAGCAAAATGGACAGCTTCCTGACCAGGGCCATTGCCCGTGAAATAAGCGAACAAATAGGCCTCCGGCTCTTCAGATGAAGATGTACAGCTTAGGGTTAGTACTATACCAAGTGCCAATAATAGGTTAGATAGGAATTTCATTGTTGTTTTTATCTACGAGTATATGATGAGTATTCACTACAATAATAATAAATGTATGACAAACACTTATACTTTATTGTATTGGCACGGGGAAATCGCTTTTAAACTATTAGTCAAGAGATGTCAGCCTGACTCTTTTTACCAGAATCAAATTACTTCATGGGGTTAAAAGCGATTTCCCTAGTATTTGCATCATTATATCATTAATCCAAATACCGTAGCATCGCCTCTACCAAATAATAATCCCCATAGGTCAATGGCACGTCCACTTCGGAATTTTCAGGAATGTGCCCCACACCGTGCTTGAGGAGGAACCCTCCATTGGTGCCTTGGTCGGCGATGTACTCGTCGGTGGTCAGTGTTTGAAGCATGATCTCTGCATCCATGTAATAGCTTTTTGCCTTTTCTGCATCCACATACTGCGATAGCTCCAAAAGTGCGGATGCCATAATTGCCCCAGCAGAGGAATCCCTCAACTCATTCGGGATATTTGGAGCATCAAAGTCCCAATATGGGATTTTATCCTCGGGAAGATTGGGATGGGTCAGGATAAAGTCCGCTATGGCCACCGCTTGGTCGAGGTATTTTTTGTCCTTGGTCACACGGTACATCACCGTGTAGCCGTAAAGTCCCCAAGCCTGTCCTCTCGCCCATGCTGACTCGTCTGCATATCCCTGAGCGGTGCGTTTTTGTTGCACTTCTCCTGTCTCAGGATCGTAGTTGATGACATGATACGAACTGTTATCTTCTCTAAAATGATTTTTGATCGTGGTATCCGCATGCTTGATCGCAATGTCATAATAAGTGGAATCACCCGTGGCAGCAGTAGCCCAGAATAACAATTCCAAATTCATCATATTGTCGATTATCACCAAAAAATCACTTCTTTTGGAATCCCAAGATTTTATCGCGCCCACTTTTTCGCTAAAGCGGCTGGAAAGGGACTTGGCACTTTGGATCAGGATATCTTTGTATTCCGGCTTAGGATCCAATCTAAAGGCATTGCCAAAACTGCAATACATCATAAATCCCAAATCATGGGTATGGGTATTGTACTGCTCTTTTTTCAGCATATCCAGCGCCCTTAATGCTTCTTTTTTCAGCTGCTCATCCTCTTTATATTCATTCAGGTACAATAAGGTTCCGGGATAAAATCCACTGCACCACCAGCCTGACCCACTGCCTTCAAACTTATCTGTATCAGGATGATAAGTCTTTGGGAATTCGCCATCAGGCAAGCGGGTCATCATGTACTTGTATTGCTCTTCGGCACGGTCCAGCGTACTGCCAATTTGCTTTTCCAAGCCCTCCTTTGCCGTAGCTGTTTTTGCTGAATACTCTTTCTCCGCTGTACCCTTTCCGCACCCTGCTACCATTATTCCTGCCACTAAGGCCAGAAAATACCATCGCTTTTTCATTCTTCT
It encodes:
- a CDS encoding aldehyde dehydrogenase family protein → MSTITQEKPATLLDRPDFKPHYDNFIGGKFVPPVDGEYFDVISPVDGQVFTKVARGKAADIELALDAAHKAFPAWSRTSATERSNIMLKIADRIENKLEYLAAVETIDNGKPVRETINADLALVVDHFRYYAGVIRAEEGSIAELDEHTVSINVKEPIGIVGQIIPWNFPMLMATWKMAPAMAAGCCTIVKPAEQTPASIMILMEIIGDLIPPGVLNIVNGFGPEAGKPLAQSARLDKVAFTGETTTGRLIMQYASDNLNPVTMELGGKSPNVFFPSVMDADDEFLDKCLEGAAMFALNQGEVCTCPSRILVHEKIYDAFMEKVVARVEAIQMGHPLDKTTMMGAQASKDQFEKILNYIDIGKQEGAEVLTGGGVAQLNSGLENGYYVKPTLLKGHNKMRVFQEEIFGPVCSVTTFKDVEDAISISNDTLYGLGAGVWTRDAHEAYQVPRAIKAGRVWVNCYHAYPAHAPFGGYKKSGFGRETHLMMLNHYRQNKNMLISYDKNKLGFF
- a CDS encoding DUF779 domain-containing protein, whose amino-acid sequence is MTYKRIDISKEAEALVDKIREQHGPLMFHQSGGCCDGSSPMCYAKGDFRTGASDVWMGNIHECDFFMSKDQFEYWKHTHLTLDVTDGRGASFSLDIPYGKRFIIRSRLLSKEELADLEPVKSGEEQ
- a CDS encoding outer membrane beta-barrel protein, coding for MKSIRKQTVFLAAMTLCFFHIAKAQEKTSIWGNFDFSGYIEVYYAAYSDSLGANVLQEFATTVPRDQRFGLNIVQVGIHYQDERIRGNLTLHYGDIPKAIWDPDFPVLQEANVGVKLANEWWIDAGFFRTHIGTESFLPKDNYTTSTTVASYNEPFYQSGVRIAYEGSDKLDFQFWVVNGYNYFLDANNAKSVGLLFSYSLREDLQLTYTNLFGRESLDGISPKQFRTYHNLYVNYSPSPKIYLTVGGDVGTQGHSQLAKPDNAALMYNALATLRYQFTDDYSVTGRVETFQDPDGFISGTYEDSFGNMSGLQLMGYTLSTEYKPTSNSYVRLEGRWIQAKDDLTIFHHDGPAHDRLEGSLSMGIVF
- a CDS encoding glycoside hydrolase family 2 TIM barrel-domain containing protein, with translation MQFKKLWTTGVLLASLGGFLQAQSQNEWEDPTVVDRNKEAARAYFITYTSEKKAKQGNQFTNEAMKSLDGLWKFSLVKRPQDRPTDFYKLDFQDDSWDEIRVPSNWELEGYDMPVYTNVSYPFPANPPHVDNQYNPVGTYRREFTIPSNWDGQEVVLHFGSISGYATVYVNGKEVGMTKAAKTPAEFIITDYLQTGTNTLAVQVFRWHDGSYLEDQDFWRLSGIERSVFLQAVPKLTIWDFFVKSGLDSRYKNGELEASVQLRAFEGNDVQEGKLSFELLDSDGEEVYSEIKAVNNTDQEVTFSKTINNVKKWSAEQPNLYRYVISLMDDQGNTLAAVSKKTGFREVEIKDAQLMVNGQSVLVKGVNRHEHHGVKGHVPDHEVMVKDIQLMKQNNINSVRMSHYPHDPELYALCDEYGLYVVDEANIETHGMGAEWQGWFDKDRHPAYLEAWAPAHLDRIHRLVERDKNHPSVIIWSMGNECGNGPVFYEAYKWMKDRDDSRLVQFEQAGENEDTDIVCPMYPSIKHMQEYADATDKTRPFIMCEYAHSMGNSTGNFQEYWDIIMDSPQMQGGFIWDWVDQGLLAKDDNGKEFWAYGGDLGGYFFQNDENFCANGLVTADRKAHPALHEVKKVYQDILFDYSPEQGLQVQNLFDFTNLDRFTFKWEWVEDGQVVKSDDFEVDLPADGEKHVGLNLPVLGDAETFLNVYAYTKETTPLVPAGHEVAREQFALNEGFYFDHLEAAEGDLQVEKTDELLKFSTANVVGEFDLKRGNFRKYTLKKGEPWMIRSLPSPYFWRAPTDNDFGNHMPSRLGVWRSAHLGRKAIDVNVGEETREGLPITVQYELTNIKVPYTVEYFIQSDGSVKVTASMDLEGRDLPELPRYGMKMELPAQFGNLSYYGRGPWENYSDRKHASFVGQYEDKVENQFYWDYVRPQESGNKTDVRWLELRNEKGQGIQIQGMQPLSFSALDVSVEDLDPGLTKKQQHPTDIKPKNTVYLHIDWKQRGLGGDTSWGAYPHKQYRLEDDHYQYSYVIRLVE
- a CDS encoding family 43 glycosylhydrolase — translated: MKFLSNLLLALGIVLTLSCTSSSEEPEAYLFAYFTGNGPGQEAVHFAISKDGFDYRALNDNQPVISADSISKRGGVRDPHILRGEDGKFYMVLTDLYVPEDGWTNQGMVFLTSDDLVHWEHSTVFIPALFPEKFGNVSRVWAPQTIYDPAAGKYMVYFSMKQGDDPDIIYYAYANEDFTSLETTPQQLFFHPENKSCIDGDIVEKDGKYHLFFKTEGHGNGIKKAVADQLTGAYKMEENYLQQTKEAVEGSGIFKLNDSEKYILMYDVYIKGGYQFTESTDLEHFEVIDDQVNMNFHPRHGSVLPITLEEAKRLENAYGLDEQNWITGTNGEQLYENNVMVNQEQGTIYLPAKKDADLASLDPQFELMVGYGLSPSGVQDFSKGAVAYTLSKPDGSRQEFQVEARKDQNPALKGYYADPEIIYSHKTGKFHLYPTSDGFDSWSGTYFKSFSSADLTDWQDDGVMLDLHKDVDWANRNAWAPCAIEKEINGQYKYFYYFTAAQKIGVAVADHPAGPFKDSGKALVDFKPEGTNRGQEIDPDVFHDPVSGKDFFYWGNGYLAAVPLNDDMISFDKSKVKLLTPEDGTFREGTEVFYRNGKYYFLWSENDTRDEDYRVRYAFADSPMGPLTIPEDNMVIAKAPEKGIYGTGHNSVIQIPGKDEWYIVYHRFTRPHGIAMGRAAGFHREVCIDPMTFDEEGNIIRVEPTVEGIGG
- a CDS encoding glycoside hydrolase family 88 protein; its protein translation is MKKRWYFLALVAGIMVAGCGKGTAEKEYSAKTATAKEGLEKQIGSTLDRAEEQYKYMMTRLPDGEFPKTYHPDTDKFEGSGSGWWCSGFYPGTLLYLNEYKEDEQLKKEALRALDMLKKEQYNTHTHDLGFMMYCSFGNAFRLDPKPEYKDILIQSAKSLSSRFSEKVGAIKSWDSKRSDFLVIIDNMMNLELLFWATAATGDSTYYDIAIKHADTTIKNHFREDNSSYHVINYDPETGEVQQKRTAQGYADESAWARGQAWGLYGYTVMYRVTKDKKYLDQAVAIADFILTHPNLPEDKIPYWDFDAPNIPNELRDSSAGAIMASALLELSQYVDAEKAKSYYMDAEIMLQTLTTDEYIADQGTNGGFLLKHGVGHIPENSEVDVPLTYGDYYLVEAMLRYLD